The Fulvivirga ligni genome window below encodes:
- a CDS encoding glycoside hydrolase family 9 protein, whose protein sequence is MKTLSTFVLIYLMSMPLAWAQYNYAEVLQKSMLFYEAQESGQLNNNRLNWRDDSALDDGADVGHDLTGGWYDAGDHVKFGFPMAFSATVLAWGAIEFEDGYTSTNQMAYLKRNLRWVNDYFIKCHTAPNEFWGQVGNGGTDHAWWGSAEVMQMERPSYKIDASNPGSDLAAETAAAMAAASIIFANDDPAYSSTLLAHAEQLYSFADTYRGSYSDAITDAAGYYRSYSGYNDELVWGAIWLYKATGNQSYLTKATSYYANLSNERQSTDKSYKWGLAWDDKSYGCYVLMAQLTGNAQYKTDAERHLDYWTDGYNGSRITYTPGGLAYLDVWGALRYSLNTSFLALVYSPLATSSAKASKYYDFALSQAQYALGDNPRNSSYVCGYGTNPPLNPHHRTAHGCWSNNQNGPPSFTRHTLYGALVGGPNNDDSYADERSNYVNNEVACDYNAGFSGVMAKLVEDFGGSELSSFPTPEIPGEEFFTEAKLNAQGPSHTEWAVWIYNHTAWPSRIADNHSFRLFINISEGVAAGYSASDYVVSTNNGGIATYTGLQAWDAANNIYFTEVTLSPSVFLWPGGQGESRKEVQMRIRLPYDAPASAWDPSNDYSYQGVGSGLAKTPNIPLYVDGQLAFGEEPGASEPVDVSGVSLSPSNVELSLGQTATLTATVTPSNASNKAVSWSSSDTDVATVSASGVVTAQGEGSATITVTTADGGYTDTSTITVTDDPIEQYTLTTSVVGSGTVSVSPAGGTYDAGTVVTLTASASSGYQFDGWSGSVSSTANPLSVTVNSNLSITATFSEVDTPPTGCATYTPISLPYTQEGSGEYCWVTSGNISYINSWNLVELTINGVDYTNTWSNSMPARIDGNYYIHYSGNFPWSHAEFNGASSSLLASNLGDATLYPNPASSEIHLKGIKDYSQVFIITTTGQVAFERNLSQEDELTIPVNNLKPGFYIIKLASDDEAVTSHILIEK, encoded by the coding sequence ATGAAAACGTTAAGCACATTCGTGCTCATTTATCTCATGAGCATGCCCCTGGCATGGGCACAGTATAATTATGCCGAAGTTTTACAAAAATCAATGCTTTTTTACGAAGCTCAGGAATCCGGCCAGTTAAACAACAACCGCCTCAACTGGCGCGATGATTCTGCCCTGGATGACGGTGCCGATGTTGGCCATGACTTAACCGGTGGCTGGTATGATGCCGGAGACCATGTAAAGTTTGGCTTCCCGATGGCTTTTTCTGCCACTGTGCTGGCCTGGGGAGCAATAGAGTTTGAAGATGGCTATACCTCCACCAACCAGATGGCTTATCTAAAGAGAAATCTACGATGGGTAAATGATTATTTCATTAAGTGCCATACCGCTCCCAATGAATTTTGGGGACAGGTAGGCAACGGTGGAACAGACCATGCCTGGTGGGGCTCTGCAGAAGTAATGCAAATGGAAAGGCCATCATATAAAATAGATGCCAGCAACCCTGGCTCTGACCTGGCAGCCGAAACTGCTGCTGCCATGGCTGCAGCTAGTATCATCTTTGCTAATGATGACCCTGCCTATAGCAGTACTTTATTAGCACATGCAGAGCAACTATATAGTTTCGCTGACACCTACAGAGGCTCTTACTCTGATGCCATTACTGATGCGGCCGGCTACTATCGCTCATACAGTGGCTATAATGATGAATTAGTTTGGGGAGCTATTTGGTTATATAAAGCCACTGGCAATCAGAGCTACCTTACCAAGGCTACCAGCTATTACGCTAATTTGAGTAATGAAAGACAAAGTACCGACAAGTCTTACAAATGGGGACTAGCCTGGGATGATAAATCATATGGCTGTTATGTACTCATGGCTCAGCTTACTGGCAACGCTCAGTATAAAACTGATGCAGAGCGCCACCTGGACTACTGGACTGACGGCTACAATGGCAGCAGAATTACTTACACACCGGGAGGCTTAGCTTATCTGGATGTTTGGGGTGCTTTGAGGTACAGCCTGAATACCAGCTTTTTAGCTTTGGTTTATTCACCCCTGGCCACCTCCAGCGCCAAAGCCAGCAAATACTATGACTTTGCACTCTCACAAGCGCAATACGCTTTAGGCGATAATCCAAGAAATAGTAGCTACGTATGTGGTTATGGTACTAATCCACCATTAAATCCGCACCATAGAACGGCTCATGGTTGCTGGTCTAATAACCAGAACGGACCTCCTTCATTCACTCGTCATACCCTTTACGGAGCATTGGTCGGCGGACCTAACAATGATGATTCTTATGCGGATGAGCGCTCTAATTATGTAAATAATGAAGTGGCCTGTGACTACAATGCTGGTTTTTCAGGTGTAATGGCCAAACTCGTGGAAGACTTTGGCGGATCAGAGCTGAGCAGTTTTCCTACACCAGAAATACCTGGTGAAGAGTTCTTTACAGAAGCTAAACTCAATGCTCAAGGTCCTTCTCACACGGAATGGGCTGTTTGGATCTACAATCATACTGCATGGCCTTCTCGTATAGCAGACAATCATTCCTTCAGATTATTCATTAATATATCCGAAGGTGTTGCCGCTGGATATTCAGCATCGGATTACGTTGTAAGCACTAATAATGGAGGCATTGCTACCTATACCGGACTACAAGCCTGGGATGCCGCTAACAATATTTACTTCACGGAAGTAACACTAAGCCCATCAGTATTTTTATGGCCTGGGGGGCAGGGAGAATCCAGAAAAGAAGTGCAAATGAGGATTAGACTACCTTACGATGCACCTGCCAGCGCGTGGGATCCTTCTAATGACTACTCATATCAAGGAGTAGGGTCTGGATTAGCAAAAACTCCTAATATTCCATTGTATGTGGATGGGCAATTAGCTTTTGGTGAAGAACCAGGAGCTAGTGAGCCGGTGGATGTTAGTGGGGTATCATTATCTCCATCAAATGTGGAGCTTAGCCTGGGACAAACAGCAACACTCACGGCTACTGTAACTCCATCGAATGCAAGCAACAAGGCTGTTAGCTGGTCTTCAAGTGACACTGACGTGGCAACTGTTTCGGCCTCAGGAGTTGTGACTGCTCAGGGTGAAGGATCTGCTACCATTACCGTAACCACAGCAGATGGCGGATACACAGATACAAGTACCATCACGGTGACTGATGATCCTATTGAGCAATATACTCTAACTACCTCTGTAGTGGGGTCAGGAACAGTAAGCGTAAGCCCTGCGGGAGGCACATATGATGCTGGCACAGTGGTAACTTTAACAGCATCCGCATCGAGCGGATATCAGTTTGATGGCTGGTCTGGCAGCGTTAGCAGTACAGCTAATCCATTAAGTGTAACTGTGAATTCTAATCTCAGCATAACGGCTACCTTTAGTGAAGTTGATACACCGCCTACAGGTTGTGCAACATATACGCCAATCTCATTGCCGTATACTCAGGAAGGTAGTGGAGAATATTGCTGGGTAACATCAGGTAATATCAGCTATATTAACTCATGGAATTTAGTTGAACTTACTATTAATGGAGTGGATTATACAAACACTTGGTCTAACAGTATGCCTGCCAGGATAGATGGCAATTATTACATCCATTATTCAGGGAATTTCCCATGGTCTCATGCTGAATTTAACGGCGCATCTTCAAGTCTGTTAGCGAGTAATTTAGGAGATGCCACTCTATACCCGAATCCTGCTTCCAGTGAAATTCACCTGAAAGGAATAAAGGACTATTCACAGGTATTCATAATTACCACCACGGGACAAGTGGCTTTTGAAAGGAACTTAAGCCAGGAAGATGAGTTGACGATACCGGTAAATAATCTTAAGCCTGGTTTTTATATTATAAAACTGGCCAGTGATGATGAAGCCGTAACTTCTCATATTCTGATCGAAAAATAA